Genomic segment of Rhodococcus sp. W8901:
ACGCGTTGACGAGGGTGTCGCTGCGCCCGGTCCACGCCGACCATCCGGCGAGCACGAACAGCGAACCGCAGATCACCGGCGTCAGCAGCACGGTGCGGGTGACGGTCACCAGCGGTCGGCGGGCCTCGGGACCGAAGAAGGCGGCGCTCTCGAATCCGGCGAGCGCGAACAGCGCCGCGAGCATCAGCGCGAGCATCCCGTGCCCCGACGTCGGTGGGACGATCGCGACCTGGGAGGCGCTGTCGCCGAACAGCATCAGGCCCACGATGAATGCGAGTGAACAGGTCTCGATCGCCAGGATGGCGATCGCGGCGAAGCGCACGCTGCGCACCAGGCACAGCAGGATGCACACCGCCAGAACGGGATACACGATCGGTGCCGGTGCCCCGATGCCCGCGAACGCGAACAGCGCGATCACCGCCTGCCCGCCGTGGTAGAGCGTCATCACGGCGCTGCCGACGTACTTGACCAGCATCGCGACCGCCGCGGTGAGGGCGGCCCGTGACCCGGATCCGCGGAAGGCGAAGCTGTGGAGCCCGCCGGCCGCGGCCATGCGTCGGGTGAACTGCGAGAGGCAGAATGCTATGAGGGTGACCGCGACCGTCGCGGCCAGGATCGTGAGCATGCCGCCGAGCAGGTGGCCGTGGGTGAGCATCGTGACCGGCAGTACCACCATCGACACGGCCGGCGCGGTGGTCGCGACCGACTGCGCCAGCACCTCGACGCCCGACAGTTGCCGGCGGCCGAGCGCCCGCATCGGCGACAGCGCAGGCCGCCCGGGTTCACGGACGGTGAACGAGCGCGCGATCGCGTCGGTGAGTGCGGACATAGCGCGTGACGCTAGTCCGGCTGTGTAACAGGGATATTGCCGGCGTGCTTCCACCGATCGCACCCGCCTGAGACGCTTTGAGCACGCAGGGGCCCGTGTTCTCAGTCGGCCGCGCTGAACCGTTTCACCGGTGACAACTTCCCGACCCGAGCCGTATCCAGGATGAGTCCCAACGGATCACCCGGATCGCCGGGCGGACATTTGGGAGCGTGAAATGGCATTCACACGTAGATCTTTCATGCAGGCGCTCGGCGTCACGGGTGGCGCGGGCTTGGCGTACGGGGCGATGTCCTCGATCGGTCTGGCGCCGGCCACCGCGGCGACGCCGAGGCGCTTCCAGTCGCTGGCACCGGGTGACCTGGTCGGTTCGGTCGCGGGGGATCACTCGGTGGTGATCCTCGGCGGCGGACCGGCGGGGCTGTGCGCTGCGTACGAGATGCGCAAGGCCGGGTACAAGGTGACCGTGCTCGAGGCGCGGACCCGGCCCGGTGGCCGCGTGTGGTCGGTGCGGGCCGGTACCGAGGAGACGGATCTGGGCGGCGAGACCCAGAAGTGCACGTTCTCCGAGGGCCACTTCTTCAACCTCGGCGCGACCCGCATCCCGCAGGGGCACATCACCCTCGACTACTGCCGCGAGTTGGGCGTCGAGTTGCAGATCTTCGGCAACCAGAACGCCAACACGATGATCAACTACACGGGCAGCCGGCCGCTGGCCGGCCAGTCCATCACCTACCGGGCGGCGAAGGCCGACACCTTCGGGTACATGTCCGAACTGCTGCAGAAGGCCACCAACCAGGGCGCGCTCGACGACGTCCTCACCAAGGGGGACAAGGACGCACTCTCGGAGTTCCTCACCAGCTTCGGTGATCTGTCCGACGACGGTCGCTATCTCGGTTCGCCGCGCCGCGGCTACGACACCGAGCCCGGCGCCGGTCTCAACTTCGGCACGCAGAAGCAGCCGTTCGGGATGCAGGACGTCATCCAGAGCGGCATCGGCCGCAACTTCGCGTTCGACTTCGAGTACGACCAGGCGATGACGATGCTGACTCCGGTGGGCGGCATGGACCGCATCTACTACCGCTTCGCGGAGGAAATCGGCGACAGCCTCGTCTACGGTGCGGAGGTCACGTCGATGAAGAACGCCCCGGACGGCGTGACGGTGGAGTACAGCGTCGGCGGGCAGCGCAGGTCCGTCACCGCGGAGTACGCGATCTGCACCATCCCGCCGCACCTGATCGAGCGGCTCGACAACAACCTGCCGTCCGAGATCATCACCGCGCTGCGGGCCGCGAAGCCGTCGTCGTCGGGCAAGCTCGGCATCGAGTACTCCCGCCGCTGGTGGGAGACCGAGGACCGCATCTACGGCGGTGCGTCGAACACCGACCGCGACATCTCGCAGATCATGTTCCCGTACGACCACTACAACTCCGACCGCGGCGTCGTGGTCGCGTACTACAGCTCGGGGCGACGCCAGCTCGGATTCGAGTCGCTCACGCACCGGCAGCGTCTGGCGAAGGCGCTCGCCGAGGGCTCGGAGATCCACGGCGACAAGTACACCCGTGACATCTCGTCGTCGTTCTCCGGTTCGTGGCGGCGCACCAAGTACTCGGAGTCGGCGTGGGCGTCGTGGGCCGGGGCCGGGGACTCGCACGGTGGCATGGCCACGCCCGAGTACACCAAGCTGCTCGATCCGGTGGACCGGATCTACTTCGCGGGCGACCACCTGTCCAACGCCATCGCGTGGCAGCACGGCGCGTTCACGTCGGCCCGGGACGTCGTCACGAACATTCATCAGCGTGTGGCCCAGGCCGCCTGAATTCCAGTCACATTCGCAGAGGAGCCACCATGAAATCCGTTGCCCGCAAGACCTTCGCCGCCACCCTCGCCGCGTCGGCGCTGCTCGTCACGGCGACCGCGTGCTCGTCCGACACCGCCGAGGCCGAGACCACACCCGGGAGCACCTTCGTTTCCAAGTCGGTTCTCGAAGTGGGAGAGGCGAATCCGATGATCGCGCAGGGTGTCGCGATAGGCGCGAACACTGCGGTCTACAAGACCAGCGGCATCGGACCCTCCGCGTCCGACAAGTCGGCGCCCGAGGGCACCCCCGAGTCGTACATCGACAGCCAGTTCGGCGGGGGAGTGCTCCCCGCCGGTGTGACGGTCACCGAGGCGCAGGGCATAGGCGTGCTCGAGAAGATTCGCGACAATCTCGAAGCCCAGGGACTGACGCTCGAAGACGTCGTCACGATGCGGGTGTTCCTCGACAACGCCCCCGGCACCGACCGGGCCGACTACGCCGGCTGGAACCGCGCGTACCGCCAGTTCTTCGCCAACACCAACCTCGAGACCGGCGACACCGTGCTGGTCCCGATGGGCACCGCGGCGCCCGCCGCGCCGATCGAACGGAACAGCGCCCGCCCCACCCGGTTCGCGCTCGAGGTCGGGACGCTGCCGGTGGCGGGCTGGCTCGTCGAGGTCGAGGTGGACGCCGTCTACCCCGACGGCAAGGAGCCGTCCTGATGGGCGCGCTGAGCCCGGGGCACTGGGCGATCGTGGCGGTGGTCCTGCTGGTGCTGTTCGGGTCGAAGAAGCTGCCCGACGCCGCCCGCGGCCTGGGCCGGTCGCTGCGCATCCTCAAGAGCGAGGTCGGTGAGTTGCAGGCCGACGACCAGTCGACCGAGGTCGGGGCACCGGAATCCGCGAAGCGCCTGTCGGCGTAGTTCCACCGAGAAGAGAAGCCGCGCAACGGAAATCTGTTGCGCGGCTTCTTCACGTCCGGAGGCCGCCGGTCACGGCCGGGGCCAGGGCCGTCCGCCCATTCTCTCGATGTCGGTATTGAACCGTTTGAGGTAGGCGGCGAAGGCGGCGACGTCCTCGGCCTCCCAGTCCTCCATCATCTTGTCGAGCGCCGTGATGCTCCCCGCCCGTTCCGCATCGAGGCGGGCCTTGCCCTCCGCGGTGATGCGGAACTTGCGGGCCATCCCGCCCTCGGGGTCGGGGATACGTTCGAGGAGTCCGCTACCGAGCATCGAGGTGGTCTGCCGGTGCAGGGTGGAGGTGTCGAGGCCGAGGGCGTCGCTGAGCTGTCCGATCGACATGGGGCCCTCGATGTCGATGCGGCTGAGCAGCACGTAGGCGCTGCTGTCGAGGTGGCCGCCGCTGCGCCGGGGGCGCGGGCTGTTGTGGTGCACGTGTCGACCGAGCAGCATGGTCTCGAAGTCGATCAGATGCGTGGGTTTCTGCATTTCGGTCCTCTCACAACCCGCATCGGTCCTCGGCGCTCGATGCCCTCCCATTGTGCCCCGTGAAACCGGACATATCACCCTAGCTGGGAATTTGCGCGATACAACTTGATTGCACGATACAAGTTGGTTGTATGCTGCAACTAGTTTGAGTAACGAAATCCGTTGATCTTAGAAGTTGGGAGTCCCGTGGACAGCTCCGCGTCCACCGCCCGTTCGGGCGGCATCGTCACAGTGCTGGCGGTAGCCGGCATCGTGGCGGCACTTATGCAGACCCTGGTGGTGCCGCTGATCGGCGACCTGCCTCGCATCCTCGACACGACGGCGTCCAACGCGTCGTGGGTCATCACGATCACGCTGCTCGTCGGCGCCGTCGCGACGCCCGTCACCGGACGGCTCGGTGACCTGCTCGGCAAGCGGCGCATGCTGCTGTTCTGCTCGTTCCCCCTCGCGGCCGGTTCGGTGATGTGTGCACTCGCCGACTCCCTGGCTCCGATGGTCATCGGCCGCGGCCTGCAGGGCCTCGGCATGGGAATGGTGCCCCTCGGTATCAGCGCCCTGCGTGAGCTGGTGCCGCCGCAGAAGCTGGGATCGTCGATCGCCCTGATCAGCGCGACCCTCGGCATCGGTGGCGCGCTCGGTCTGCC
This window contains:
- a CDS encoding APC family permease is translated as MSALTDAIARSFTVREPGRPALSPMRALGRRQLSGVEVLAQSVATTAPAVSMVVLPVTMLTHGHLLGGMLTILAATVAVTLIAFCLSQFTRRMAAAGGLHSFAFRGSGSRAALTAAVAMLVKYVGSAVMTLYHGGQAVIALFAFAGIGAPAPIVYPVLAVCILLCLVRSVRFAAIAILAIETCSLAFIVGLMLFGDSASQVAIVPPTSGHGMLALMLAALFALAGFESAAFFGPEARRPLVTVTRTVLLTPVICGSLFVLAGWSAWTGRSDTLVNAYLHGTATGVSPLVVIVLNVGLCCSWLASAMASSNAASRLVYSLGVERVLPSWCARVHHSFRTPDVALTLVVGVVLLGGGTFAIFGTGVVFGDLRLVVRGAVIVAYVVVAVASVRFLSRIGEQTPGVLAAGALGSGAGVAVLGYLLYVNMIDASYVVPIAVIVILASGLSWRAHLRRRRPDALLRMGAFDSAETADVLPGAGLFAADATGETILVGRGGR
- a CDS encoding flavin monoamine oxidase family protein — its product is MQALGVTGGAGLAYGAMSSIGLAPATAATPRRFQSLAPGDLVGSVAGDHSVVILGGGPAGLCAAYEMRKAGYKVTVLEARTRPGGRVWSVRAGTEETDLGGETQKCTFSEGHFFNLGATRIPQGHITLDYCRELGVELQIFGNQNANTMINYTGSRPLAGQSITYRAAKADTFGYMSELLQKATNQGALDDVLTKGDKDALSEFLTSFGDLSDDGRYLGSPRRGYDTEPGAGLNFGTQKQPFGMQDVIQSGIGRNFAFDFEYDQAMTMLTPVGGMDRIYYRFAEEIGDSLVYGAEVTSMKNAPDGVTVEYSVGGQRRSVTAEYAICTIPPHLIERLDNNLPSEIITALRAAKPSSSGKLGIEYSRRWWETEDRIYGGASNTDRDISQIMFPYDHYNSDRGVVVAYYSSGRRQLGFESLTHRQRLAKALAEGSEIHGDKYTRDISSSFSGSWRRTKYSESAWASWAGAGDSHGGMATPEYTKLLDPVDRIYFAGDHLSNAIAWQHGAFTSARDVVTNIHQRVAQAA
- a CDS encoding Rid family hydrolase; protein product: MKSVARKTFAATLAASALLVTATACSSDTAEAETTPGSTFVSKSVLEVGEANPMIAQGVAIGANTAVYKTSGIGPSASDKSAPEGTPESYIDSQFGGGVLPAGVTVTEAQGIGVLEKIRDNLEAQGLTLEDVVTMRVFLDNAPGTDRADYAGWNRAYRQFFANTNLETGDTVLVPMGTAAPAAPIERNSARPTRFALEVGTLPVAGWLVEVEVDAVYPDGKEPS
- the tatA gene encoding Sec-independent protein translocase subunit TatA, which codes for MGALSPGHWAIVAVVLLVLFGSKKLPDAARGLGRSLRILKSEVGELQADDQSTEVGAPESAKRLSA
- a CDS encoding MarR family winged helix-turn-helix transcriptional regulator, encoding MQKPTHLIDFETMLLGRHVHHNSPRPRRSGGHLDSSAYVLLSRIDIEGPMSIGQLSDALGLDTSTLHRQTTSMLGSGLLERIPDPEGGMARKFRITAEGKARLDAERAGSITALDKMMEDWEAEDVAAFAAYLKRFNTDIERMGGRPWPRP